One Bacillus amyloliquefaciens DSM 7 = ATCC 23350 DNA window includes the following coding sequences:
- a CDS encoding SMP-30/gluconolactonase/LRE family protein produces MEAALRADTRAVIGEGPLWDKDKECLYWVDILGSQLHIFTPADGINRSVKFKSFVTALALYSKEELVMTMKDGFYLYNLQEDTLTKMKQPKDMREDIRFNDAKCDPSGRLWAGTTSMEGKEEEASLYRLNTDGSLAKIKDQVSTSNGLDWDRDRNLMYYIDTPTQEIVRYSYDPETGAVSDPKTVYRFPKSQGSPDGMTIDRDGMLWVALFGGGRAVRIDPFSHKEIASIEVPAKYVTCCAFGGKELNTLYITTATEKLTEAERLEQPHAGGLFSAELETGGWEPVPFAGMI; encoded by the coding sequence ATGGAAGCAGCATTACGAGCAGATACGAGAGCGGTGATCGGAGAAGGCCCCTTATGGGATAAGGACAAGGAATGCCTGTACTGGGTGGATATACTGGGCAGCCAGCTCCATATCTTTACTCCGGCTGACGGAATCAACCGTTCCGTTAAATTCAAATCATTCGTAACGGCTCTGGCTTTGTATTCAAAGGAAGAGCTGGTGATGACGATGAAAGACGGTTTTTACCTGTACAATCTGCAGGAAGATACGTTGACGAAGATGAAGCAGCCGAAAGACATGCGGGAAGATATCCGTTTCAATGACGCCAAGTGCGACCCGTCCGGAAGATTATGGGCGGGAACGACGAGCATGGAAGGCAAAGAAGAGGAGGCTTCGCTGTACCGTCTGAATACGGACGGCAGCCTTGCCAAAATAAAAGACCAGGTCTCTACTTCGAACGGTCTGGATTGGGATCGAGACCGAAACCTGATGTATTATATCGATACTCCGACGCAGGAAATCGTCCGTTATTCATACGATCCGGAAACCGGAGCCGTATCAGATCCGAAAACGGTTTACCGATTTCCGAAGTCGCAAGGATCTCCCGACGGAATGACCATTGACCGGGACGGAATGCTGTGGGTGGCTCTGTTCGGAGGCGGCCGTGCCGTCCGGATTGACCCGTTTTCGCATAAGGAAATCGCATCTATTGAAGTTCCCGCAAAATACGTCACCTGCTGCGCGTTCGGAGGCAAAGAGCTTAACACATTATACATTACGACCGCGACGGAAAAATTGACGGAAGCCGAAAGACTTGAGCAGCCGCATGCGGGCGGCCTGTTTTCCGCAGAGCTTGAGACGGGCGGCTGGGAGCCGGTTCCGTTTGCAGGCATGATATAA